In Marisediminicola antarctica, one DNA window encodes the following:
- a CDS encoding aspartate aminotransferase family protein — translation MSTTIDPADGTLAYDLDRAHVFHSWSAQAALKPFVIAGALGSTLWDYDGKEYLDFSSQLVNMNIGHQHPKVIQAIKDQADIITMVAPPHANLARGEAAQRILARAGSSFGSVFFTNGGADANENAIRMARLTTGRDKVLSTYRSYHGNTGAAVVATGDWRRVPNEYARGHVHFFGPFLYRSEFWAQTPEEECARALHHLERVIQAEGSSSIAAILLESVPGTAGVLVPPPGYLAGVRELCDKYGILLIFDEVMCGFGRTGEWFAFQGFDVVPDLITFAKGVNSGYVPIGGVVISETIAHEFDTQVFPGGLTYSGHPLAAASIVASMDAMADEGIIDNARMIGTDHLGPGLAELAAAHPLIGEVRGMGVFWALDLVSDPATRAPVSAAVIGELKGELMKRGLLPFAADNRIHVVPPCVITPDEVARALAIYDEAFTAVEAV, via the coding sequence ATGAGCACGACGATCGACCCGGCAGACGGCACGCTCGCATACGACCTGGACCGTGCCCACGTGTTCCACTCCTGGTCGGCGCAGGCGGCGCTCAAGCCCTTCGTGATCGCCGGGGCGCTCGGCTCGACGCTGTGGGACTACGACGGCAAGGAGTACCTCGACTTCTCGAGCCAGCTCGTCAACATGAACATCGGACACCAGCATCCGAAGGTCATCCAGGCCATCAAAGACCAGGCCGACATCATCACGATGGTCGCGCCTCCGCACGCGAACCTTGCCCGCGGCGAGGCTGCCCAGCGCATCCTCGCGCGGGCGGGATCGAGCTTCGGGAGCGTCTTCTTTACCAACGGCGGGGCGGATGCGAACGAGAACGCGATCCGCATGGCGAGGCTCACGACGGGCCGCGACAAGGTGCTGTCGACTTATCGCTCGTACCACGGCAATACCGGCGCGGCGGTCGTCGCGACCGGCGACTGGCGCCGCGTGCCCAATGAGTATGCGCGCGGGCACGTGCACTTCTTCGGGCCGTTCCTCTACCGCTCGGAGTTCTGGGCGCAGACACCCGAGGAGGAGTGTGCCCGCGCGCTGCACCACCTCGAGCGCGTCATCCAGGCCGAAGGCTCGTCGTCGATCGCGGCGATCCTGCTCGAGAGCGTTCCCGGCACCGCCGGCGTGCTCGTACCACCGCCCGGGTACCTCGCCGGCGTGCGCGAGCTGTGCGACAAATACGGCATCCTGCTCATCTTCGACGAGGTGATGTGCGGCTTCGGCCGCACGGGAGAGTGGTTCGCCTTCCAGGGCTTCGACGTCGTCCCCGACCTCATCACCTTCGCCAAGGGCGTCAACTCCGGCTATGTGCCAATCGGCGGCGTCGTCATCTCCGAGACGATCGCGCACGAGTTCGACACCCAGGTGTTCCCCGGCGGGCTCACCTACTCCGGCCATCCGCTTGCCGCAGCGTCAATCGTCGCATCGATGGACGCGATGGCCGACGAGGGCATCATCGACAACGCGCGGATGATCGGAACGGACCACCTCGGTCCCGGACTCGCCGAGCTCGCCGCCGCACACCCGCTCATCGGCGAGGTGCGGGGGATGGGCGTGTTCTGGGCGCTCGACCTCGTCTCGGACCCCGCCACCCGCGCACCGGTCTCGGCAGCGGTCATCGGCGAGCTGAAGGGCGAGCTCATGAAGCGCGGCCTGCTGCCGTTCGCCGCCGACAACCGTATTCACGTGGTGCCGCCCTGTGTCATCACGCCCGACGAGGTCGCGCGCGCCCTCGCCATCTACGACGAGGCCTTCACCGCCGTCGAGGCAGTCTGA
- a CDS encoding ABC transporter substrate-binding protein, with amino-acid sequence MKHSTRVWMGAAAMVATSALFLSGCSATTDETPEAGGGDGGLTPVTLQLQWFAQAQFSGYYAALDQGYFEDEGLDVEIVEGGVDIVPQTVLADQQADFAIAWVPKALASIEQGAGITDIGQIFQRSGTLQVSFADAGIDTAADLEGKNVGNWGFGNEFELFAGITEAGLDPTTDVTLVQQQFDMAALLAGDIDAAQAMTYNEYAQVLETINPDTGELYQPEDFTVIDWNDEGTAMLQDAIWANAERLESDEEYQETAVAFLKAVIKGFVYARDFPEETAEIVVGAGSQLGSSHQLWQTNEVNKLVWPSPDGIGVINEDAWEQTVSVAKTAKNLEGSTVITTDPPENAYTNEYIELALAELTEEGIDVTGESFEPIEVTLNEGGK; translated from the coding sequence ATGAAGCACAGCACGCGCGTGTGGATGGGAGCGGCCGCGATGGTCGCCACCTCGGCACTATTTCTCAGCGGATGCAGCGCCACCACGGACGAGACGCCGGAGGCGGGCGGCGGCGACGGCGGGCTCACTCCCGTGACCCTGCAGCTGCAGTGGTTCGCGCAGGCGCAGTTCTCCGGCTATTACGCGGCCCTCGACCAGGGCTACTTCGAAGATGAGGGCCTCGACGTCGAGATCGTCGAGGGCGGCGTCGACATCGTTCCGCAGACCGTGCTCGCCGACCAGCAGGCCGACTTCGCGATCGCCTGGGTGCCCAAGGCGCTCGCCTCGATCGAGCAGGGTGCCGGCATCACCGACATCGGCCAGATCTTCCAGCGCTCCGGTACCCTGCAGGTCTCCTTCGCGGATGCCGGCATCGACACCGCCGCCGACCTCGAGGGCAAGAACGTCGGCAACTGGGGCTTCGGCAACGAGTTCGAGCTGTTCGCCGGCATCACCGAGGCCGGCCTCGACCCGACGACCGACGTCACGCTCGTGCAGCAGCAGTTCGACATGGCCGCGTTGCTCGCCGGCGACATCGACGCAGCCCAAGCGATGACCTACAACGAGTACGCGCAGGTTCTCGAGACGATCAACCCAGACACGGGCGAGCTCTACCAGCCGGAGGACTTCACCGTCATCGACTGGAACGACGAGGGCACCGCGATGCTGCAGGATGCGATCTGGGCCAACGCCGAACGCCTCGAATCCGACGAGGAGTACCAGGAGACCGCGGTCGCCTTCCTCAAGGCCGTCATCAAGGGCTTCGTCTACGCGCGCGACTTCCCGGAGGAGACCGCCGAGATCGTCGTCGGCGCCGGCTCGCAGCTCGGCTCGAGCCACCAGCTGTGGCAGACCAACGAGGTCAACAAGCTCGTCTGGCCCTCGCCCGACGGCATCGGCGTGATCAACGAGGATGCCTGGGAGCAGACCGTCTCGGTCGCCAAGACCGCGAAGAACCTCGAGGGCTCCACGGTCATCACGACCGACCCGCCGGAGAACGCCTACACGAATGAGTACATCGAGCTCGCGCTCGCAGAGCTCACAGAGGAGGGCATCGACGTGACGGGCGAGAGCTTCGAACCGATCGAGGTCACCCTCAATGAAGGCGGCAAGTAG
- a CDS encoding ABC transporter permease, with protein sequence MRSATLRFVLPPVALGLVALVAWELLVILGDIQPYLLPAPTAILTQLGLVLPVLWTSFLATGANALIGLIAGALLAISMALLASRLSFIDELLTPVVAAIAVVPIVALAPVLTTMYGATSETPRRVIVAIVVFVPVFINTLRGLRQVLPVHRDLMRAYAASNWQISRTVTIPGALPYVFTGLNIASSLAVISAIVAEYFGGLQNGLGSRITSAAANSAYPRAWAYVFGAIILGVVFYAATLAIEKAVSRRAA encoded by the coding sequence ATGAGATCCGCGACCCTGCGTTTCGTGCTGCCGCCCGTGGCACTCGGGCTGGTCGCCCTTGTCGCCTGGGAGCTGCTTGTCATTCTGGGCGACATCCAGCCCTACCTCCTGCCCGCTCCGACGGCGATCCTCACGCAGCTGGGTCTCGTGCTGCCGGTGCTCTGGACGTCGTTCCTCGCAACCGGCGCCAACGCGCTCATCGGACTGATCGCGGGGGCGCTGCTGGCCATCAGCATGGCCCTGCTCGCCTCCCGCCTCAGCTTCATCGACGAGCTGCTGACGCCCGTCGTCGCTGCGATCGCCGTCGTGCCGATCGTGGCCCTCGCCCCCGTGCTCACCACGATGTACGGGGCGACGAGTGAAACGCCGCGCCGGGTCATCGTCGCGATCGTCGTCTTCGTCCCCGTGTTCATCAATACCCTGCGCGGGCTCCGCCAGGTGCTGCCGGTGCACCGCGACCTCATGCGCGCCTACGCGGCATCCAACTGGCAGATCAGCCGCACCGTCACGATCCCCGGCGCACTGCCCTACGTATTCACCGGACTCAACATCGCGTCGTCGCTCGCCGTGATCTCGGCGATCGTCGCGGAGTACTTCGGCGGGCTGCAGAACGGACTCGGCTCCCGCATCACCTCGGCGGCGGCCAACAGTGCTTACCCGCGAGCCTGGGCGTACGTGTTCGGCGCCATTATTCTCGGCGTCGTGTTCTATGCCGCGACTCTCGCGATCGAGAAAGCCGTCTCGCGCCGCGCCGCGTGA
- a CDS encoding ABC transporter ATP-binding protein, whose translation MSHAIAVQVSDVTKTFPVKKGDGVTALDEVSLTVKAGEFVSLIGPSGCGKSTLLRLIADLDQPTSGAVTVFGKPAHQARLDQDYGIAFQSAGLLPWRTVEANIELPLQLHRVPAATRRARVAELMALVGLSDFAANFPDQLSGGMQQRVAIARSLAESPELLLMDEPFGALDEMTRERMQTELVRICAETGAAVVFVTHSIPEAVFLSDRVVVMSPRPGRIREIVDVALGEKRGETLREEDSFFEGVTRVREALHGAPTETRPDNAVRGVDLR comes from the coding sequence ATGAGCCACGCCATCGCCGTTCAGGTGAGCGACGTCACGAAGACCTTCCCCGTCAAGAAGGGCGACGGGGTCACCGCGCTCGACGAGGTGAGCCTCACGGTGAAGGCGGGCGAGTTCGTCTCGCTGATCGGGCCGTCCGGATGCGGCAAGTCGACGCTCCTGCGCCTCATCGCCGACCTCGACCAGCCGACGTCCGGAGCCGTAACCGTTTTCGGCAAGCCCGCCCACCAGGCCCGGCTCGACCAGGACTACGGCATCGCGTTCCAGAGCGCGGGGCTCCTGCCGTGGCGCACCGTCGAGGCGAACATCGAACTGCCGCTGCAGCTGCACCGGGTGCCTGCGGCGACGCGGCGCGCGCGCGTCGCGGAGCTGATGGCTCTTGTCGGGCTGTCCGACTTCGCCGCCAACTTCCCCGACCAGCTTTCCGGAGGCATGCAGCAGCGAGTCGCGATCGCGCGGTCGCTCGCGGAGAGCCCCGAGCTGCTGCTCATGGACGAGCCGTTCGGCGCGCTCGATGAGATGACGCGCGAGCGCATGCAGACCGAGCTCGTGCGCATTTGCGCCGAGACGGGCGCCGCCGTCGTGTTCGTCACCCACTCGATCCCCGAGGCGGTGTTCCTCTCCGACCGTGTAGTGGTCATGTCGCCGCGGCCGGGCCGCATCCGCGAGATCGTCGACGTCGCCCTCGGCGAGAAGCGCGGCGAGACGCTGCGCGAGGAGGACAGCTTCTTCGAGGGCGTCACGCGGGTGCGCGAGGCGCTGCACGGGGCACCGACCGAGACGCGGCCGGATAACGCTGTGCGGGGAGTGGACCTGCGATGA
- a CDS encoding ABC transporter permease, with translation MTGLARRIGLGALAIVLLGVIWELYKAVGPAEGVDVAGLQLLPRTTDLAMPHIWDMIARALEPVNSSEGSPPVWTSVLLAGLSSLGTASVGLLIGSIVGFGLALLMQRFRVAESAVLPWLVLSQTVPLIALAPLIVSWGGRVQIGTFEWERWMSVAVIAAYLAFFPVAVGALRGLQSPDEINVELFHAYATGWWATLIHLRLPASVPYLLPALRLGAASAIIGTVVAEVSTGAKGGIGRLIIEYAQSGSSDPAKAYSPIAVAVIMGLAAAAIVALAGATLKRYRRNEVTA, from the coding sequence ATGACCGGTCTGGCCAGGCGCATCGGGCTCGGCGCGCTCGCGATCGTGCTGCTCGGGGTGATCTGGGAGCTCTACAAGGCCGTCGGTCCCGCCGAGGGGGTCGATGTGGCCGGGCTGCAGCTGCTGCCGCGCACCACCGACCTCGCAATGCCCCACATCTGGGACATGATCGCCCGCGCACTGGAGCCCGTGAACTCGTCGGAGGGGTCGCCGCCCGTGTGGACCTCGGTGCTGCTCGCCGGCCTCTCAAGCCTCGGCACGGCATCCGTTGGCCTGCTCATCGGCTCGATCGTCGGCTTCGGGCTGGCGCTGCTCATGCAGCGGTTCCGCGTCGCCGAGTCGGCGGTGCTGCCGTGGCTCGTGCTCAGCCAGACGGTGCCGCTCATCGCCCTCGCCCCGCTCATCGTCAGCTGGGGTGGCCGGGTGCAGATCGGAACCTTCGAGTGGGAGCGGTGGATGTCGGTGGCCGTGATCGCGGCCTACCTCGCGTTCTTCCCCGTGGCAGTCGGTGCGCTGCGCGGCCTCCAGTCGCCCGACGAGATCAACGTGGAGCTGTTCCACGCCTACGCGACCGGGTGGTGGGCGACCCTGATCCACCTGCGGCTTCCCGCGAGCGTGCCGTACCTACTGCCGGCGCTGCGCCTCGGCGCGGCATCCGCCATCATCGGCACCGTCGTCGCCGAGGTGTCCACGGGTGCCAAGGGCGGCATCGGCCGCCTCATCATCGAATACGCCCAGTCGGGATCGAGCGACCCGGCGAAGGCCTACTCGCCCATCGCCGTCGCCGTGATCATGGGCCTCGCCGCGGCGGCAATCGTCGCGCTCGCCGGAGCGACCCTGAAGCGCTATCGCAGAAACGAGGTGACCGCATGA
- a CDS encoding TIGR03842 family LLM class F420-dependent oxidoreductase, protein MDFGAVIQTTPPASRTVHLAKLAEQYGFSHVWTFDSHLLWQEPYVIYSRILAETNRVIVGPMVTNPATRDWTVTASTYATLNEMYGNRTICGIGRGDSAVRVTGGAPTTLRTLRESIHVIRELANSRAVEYNGATVQFPWSVGSSLEVWVAAYGPLALKLAGEVGDGFILQLADLDIAAWMITTVREAAEKAGRDPMDVKFCVAAPMYIGDDIDHMRNQTRWFGGMVGNHVADIVAKYGANGSVPKALTDYIEAREGYDYNQHGLAGNTHADFVPDEIVDRFCLLGSAEQHIEKLKALRELGVDQFAGYLQHDNKEETLRVYGESVIPALKEKIVAKA, encoded by the coding sequence GTGGATTTCGGAGCAGTAATTCAGACCACCCCGCCCGCCTCGCGCACCGTGCACCTCGCAAAGCTCGCGGAGCAGTACGGGTTCAGCCACGTGTGGACCTTCGACTCGCACCTGCTCTGGCAGGAGCCCTATGTGATCTACAGCCGCATCCTGGCCGAGACGAACCGTGTCATCGTCGGCCCGATGGTCACCAACCCGGCGACCCGCGACTGGACCGTCACAGCATCCACCTACGCCACCCTCAACGAGATGTACGGCAACCGCACCATCTGCGGCATCGGCAGGGGCGACTCGGCCGTGCGCGTCACGGGAGGCGCCCCGACCACGCTCAGGACGCTGCGCGAGTCGATCCACGTCATCCGCGAGCTCGCCAACAGTCGCGCGGTCGAGTACAACGGCGCGACCGTGCAATTTCCGTGGAGCGTCGGGTCGTCGCTCGAGGTGTGGGTCGCCGCCTACGGGCCGCTCGCCCTCAAGCTCGCGGGCGAGGTCGGCGACGGCTTCATCCTGCAGCTCGCCGACCTCGACATCGCCGCGTGGATGATCACGACGGTGCGGGAGGCCGCGGAGAAGGCCGGCCGCGACCCAATGGACGTCAAGTTCTGCGTCGCCGCGCCCATGTACATCGGTGACGACATCGATCACATGCGCAACCAGACGCGCTGGTTCGGCGGGATGGTCGGAAATCACGTGGCCGACATCGTCGCCAAGTACGGCGCCAATGGCTCCGTACCGAAGGCGCTCACCGACTACATCGAGGCGCGTGAAGGGTATGACTACAACCAGCACGGACTCGCCGGCAACACCCACGCCGACTTCGTGCCGGACGAGATCGTGGACCGCTTCTGCCTGCTGGGCAGCGCCGAGCAGCACATCGAGAAGCTGAAAGCCCTGAGGGAGCTCGGCGTCGACCAGTTCGCCGGCTACCTGCAGCACGACAACAAGGAGGAGACCCTGCGCGTGTACGGGGAGAGCGTCATCCCCGCACTCAAGGAGAAGATCGTGGCCAAGGCATGA
- the hydA gene encoding dihydropyrimidinase, whose translation MTTTLIRGGTVVTATGRSQADVLVDGETIVAVLAPGSVVLGTDLSRAVHTVIDATGKYVIPGGIDAHTHMELPFGGTAASDTFETGTRAAAWGGTTTIIDFAVQTYGQRVMDGLATWHEKASGNCAIDYAFHQIVGDVNEDSLQALESLPDEGITSFKMFMAYPGVFYSDDAQILRAMQVSARTGMMTMMHAENGPAIDVLVGQLLAQGKTDPYYHGVARAWQMEEEATHRAIMLANLTGAPLYVVHVSAKQAVEQLAAARDVGQNVFGETCPQYLYLSLEEQLGAPGFEGAKWVCSTPLRSKAEGHQAHMWQSLRTNDIQMVSTDHCPFCMKGQKDLGLGNFSKIPNGIGSVEHRMDLLYQGVVDGQISLERWVEITSTTPARMFGLYGKKGVIAPGADADIVIYDPNGHTSIGYEKTHHMNMDHSAWEGFEIDGHVDTVLSRGKVVIDDNQYLGAKGDGQFVKRGLSQYLI comes from the coding sequence ATGACAACCACCCTCATTCGTGGCGGGACCGTGGTCACCGCCACCGGCCGCAGCCAGGCCGACGTGCTCGTCGATGGCGAGACAATCGTCGCGGTGCTCGCGCCCGGCTCGGTCGTGCTCGGCACCGACCTCAGTCGCGCGGTGCACACCGTGATCGACGCGACCGGCAAATACGTGATCCCCGGCGGGATCGACGCGCACACCCACATGGAGCTGCCGTTCGGCGGCACGGCGGCATCCGACACCTTCGAGACCGGCACGAGGGCCGCCGCCTGGGGCGGGACGACGACGATCATCGACTTCGCCGTGCAGACCTACGGGCAGCGCGTCATGGACGGTCTCGCCACATGGCACGAGAAGGCCAGCGGCAACTGTGCGATCGACTACGCGTTCCACCAAATTGTCGGCGATGTGAACGAGGACTCTCTGCAGGCCTTGGAGTCGCTTCCCGACGAGGGCATCACGAGCTTCAAGATGTTCATGGCCTACCCGGGCGTCTTCTACAGCGACGACGCGCAGATCCTGCGCGCCATGCAGGTCTCGGCCCGCACCGGGATGATGACGATGATGCACGCCGAGAACGGCCCAGCAATCGACGTGCTCGTCGGCCAGCTGCTCGCCCAGGGCAAGACCGACCCCTATTACCACGGCGTCGCCCGCGCCTGGCAGATGGAGGAGGAGGCGACCCACCGGGCGATCATGCTCGCAAATCTCACCGGCGCCCCGCTCTACGTCGTGCACGTGAGCGCCAAGCAGGCCGTCGAGCAGCTCGCGGCGGCGCGCGACGTAGGCCAGAACGTGTTCGGGGAGACCTGCCCGCAGTACCTCTACCTGTCGCTCGAGGAGCAGCTCGGCGCGCCCGGATTCGAAGGCGCGAAATGGGTGTGCTCCACGCCACTGCGATCGAAGGCCGAGGGGCACCAGGCGCACATGTGGCAGTCGTTGCGCACCAACGACATCCAGATGGTCTCCACCGACCACTGCCCGTTCTGCATGAAGGGCCAGAAAGATCTGGGCCTCGGCAACTTCTCGAAGATCCCCAACGGTATCGGCTCGGTCGAGCACCGCATGGACCTGCTCTATCAGGGCGTCGTCGATGGGCAGATCAGCCTCGAGAGGTGGGTGGAGATCACCTCGACGACCCCCGCCCGCATGTTCGGGCTCTATGGCAAGAAGGGCGTCATCGCCCCGGGAGCGGATGCCGACATCGTCATCTACGACCCGAACGGCCACACGAGCATCGGGTATGAGAAGACCCACCACATGAACATGGACCACAGCGCGTGGGAGGGCTTCGAGATTGACGGGCACGTCGACACGGTGCTCTCCCGCGGCAAGGTGGTCATCGACGACAACCAGTACCTCGGAGCCAAGGGTGACGGCCAATTCGTCAAGCGCGGCCTCAGCCAGTACCTGATCTAA
- a CDS encoding nitrilase-related carbon-nitrogen hydrolase: protein MTVVRAALTQTTWTGDKESMIAKHEKFARDAAAQGAQIICFQELFYGPYFGIIEDAKYYDYAESIPGPTTTRFQALAKELGIVIVLPIYEEAMPGVYYNTAVVIDADGENLGSYRKHHIPNLDRFWEKFYFRPGNLGYPVFNTRVGKVGVYICYDRHFPEGWRELGLNGAEIVFNPSATKPGLSNRLWELEQPAAAAANQYYIGANNRVGTETEEFGDKAVTFYGSSYFVDPRGNFVGDIASEDQTETVIRDLDLDVIREVRNNWQFYRDRRPDSYTATVAP, encoded by the coding sequence TTGACCGTTGTACGTGCAGCACTGACCCAGACCACCTGGACCGGTGACAAGGAATCGATGATCGCCAAGCACGAGAAGTTCGCGCGCGACGCGGCCGCCCAGGGCGCGCAGATCATCTGCTTCCAAGAGCTGTTCTATGGGCCCTACTTCGGCATCATCGAGGATGCCAAGTACTACGACTACGCAGAGTCGATCCCCGGTCCCACCACGACACGTTTTCAGGCGCTCGCGAAGGAACTCGGCATCGTCATCGTGCTGCCCATCTATGAAGAGGCCATGCCGGGCGTGTACTACAACACGGCCGTCGTGATCGACGCCGACGGAGAGAACCTCGGCAGCTACCGCAAGCACCACATCCCCAACCTCGACCGCTTCTGGGAGAAGTTCTACTTCCGCCCCGGCAACCTCGGCTACCCCGTCTTCAACACCAGGGTCGGCAAGGTCGGCGTCTACATCTGCTACGACCGCCACTTCCCCGAGGGATGGCGTGAGCTCGGGCTGAACGGCGCCGAGATCGTCTTCAACCCCTCGGCCACAAAACCGGGGCTGTCGAACCGCCTGTGGGAGCTGGAGCAGCCCGCTGCGGCCGCCGCCAACCAGTACTACATCGGAGCGAACAACCGGGTCGGCACCGAGACCGAGGAGTTCGGCGACAAGGCCGTGACCTTCTACGGGTCGAGCTACTTCGTCGATCCGCGCGGCAACTTCGTCGGCGATATCGCGAGCGAGGACCAGACCGAGACCGTCATCCGCGACCTCGACCTCGACGTCATCCGCGAGGTGCGCAACAACTGGCAGTTCTACCGGGACCGCCGCCCGGACTCCTACACCGCCACCGTCGCCCCGTAA
- a CDS encoding ATP-binding protein, which translates to MASWRIRDFHTADLDGILHLWEIIKATGVEPVYALSEVLASCEKDYAVVAMHGDEVVGAAVARAAHDQGWVVFLATSPGWREQGIGAALLAAIEKRMAPHGLTKLSALMPETETRVEAFLNNGFELKKNLRYFERQIRVHRQELGPLSELGGRLMPRDLWDLVAGMKREKELLERRLVLPLAQAELAEEFGVVPPRAVVLFGPPGTGKTTFAKAIASRLEWPFVEVFPSRLAADPNGLAGALRETFLEIAELEHAVVFIDEVEEIASQRSGGAPSPLQGVTNELLKIIPAFRDQPGRLLVCATNFIRALDSAFLRHGRFDYVIPIGLPDSEARAAMWRRFIPAAVVGQIDVELLVARSAGFSPADIEFAARSASQRALEKAVYEQAVNDEPAGADARRGPATGDYIGAIAETRMTVSAEVAQEFLEDIDAIARV; encoded by the coding sequence ATGGCGAGCTGGCGCATCAGGGACTTCCACACGGCCGACCTCGACGGCATCCTGCACCTGTGGGAGATCATCAAGGCGACCGGCGTCGAGCCCGTGTACGCACTCTCTGAGGTGCTTGCCTCGTGCGAGAAGGATTACGCAGTCGTCGCGATGCACGGCGACGAGGTCGTCGGCGCCGCGGTGGCCCGCGCCGCCCACGATCAGGGCTGGGTCGTGTTTCTCGCTACCTCGCCGGGATGGCGAGAGCAGGGGATCGGCGCGGCACTACTCGCTGCCATCGAGAAGCGGATGGCTCCCCACGGACTCACCAAGCTCTCCGCGCTCATGCCCGAGACCGAGACCCGTGTCGAGGCGTTCCTCAACAACGGGTTCGAGCTGAAGAAGAACCTGCGGTACTTCGAGCGGCAGATCCGGGTGCATCGGCAGGAGCTGGGCCCACTGAGCGAACTCGGCGGGCGACTCATGCCGCGCGACCTGTGGGATCTCGTCGCCGGCATGAAGCGGGAGAAGGAGCTGCTCGAGCGCCGCCTCGTGCTGCCGCTCGCCCAGGCCGAGCTCGCCGAGGAGTTCGGTGTTGTGCCGCCGCGGGCAGTCGTGCTCTTCGGGCCTCCCGGTACCGGCAAGACGACATTCGCGAAGGCGATCGCGTCGCGGCTCGAGTGGCCCTTCGTCGAGGTGTTCCCGTCCCGACTCGCGGCCGACCCGAACGGGCTCGCGGGGGCGCTGCGGGAGACATTCCTCGAGATCGCGGAACTGGAGCACGCGGTGGTCTTCATCGACGAGGTCGAGGAGATCGCCTCGCAGCGCTCAGGCGGCGCCCCATCGCCTCTCCAGGGGGTCACGAACGAGCTGCTCAAGATCATCCCCGCGTTCCGGGACCAGCCCGGGCGCCTGCTCGTGTGCGCCACGAACTTCATCCGCGCACTCGATTCCGCGTTCCTCCGGCACGGGCGCTTCGACTACGTGATCCCGATCGGGCTGCCCGACTCCGAGGCACGAGCCGCAATGTGGCGGCGATTCATTCCCGCGGCGGTCGTCGGGCAGATCGACGTCGAGCTGCTCGTTGCGCGCTCCGCAGGGTTCTCCCCTGCTGACATCGAATTCGCCGCCCGCAGTGCATCGCAGCGCGCGCTTGAAAAAGCCGTCTACGAGCAGGCCGTGAATGACGAGCCCGCTGGGGCGGACGCGCGGCGCGGCCCGGCGACCGGTGACTACATTGGCGCCATCGCCGAGACGCGCATGACCGTGAGCGCCGAGGTGGCGCAGGAGTTCCTCGAGGACATCGACGCGATCGCACGCGTGTAG
- a CDS encoding HAD-IIA family hydrolase, which translates to MSSGTPLEGVDLLLADLDGVVYKGPLAIPYAVESINTAASRIRVGYITNNAARTPDSVAEHLSGLGLTVRPDDVVTSPQAAVRLLAGTVPAGSTVLVVGGEGLISEVVRAGFVPTTSADDSPAAVIQGFHPSVGWTQLAEAAFALHTGIPWIATNTDWTIPVARGIAPGNGTLVSAVHTAVGRLPVVAGKPEVPIFTEAMSRFGGTSALFLGDRLDTDILGANRAGIPSALVLTGIDRAKQVLAADAKSRPTFLLDDLRQLHGPYPPILDERDAAGRTVSVGEAVVRVSGNVVSIRSFGPRPIDLLRAGAAAIWGSGRAIYGLEVPPALYE; encoded by the coding sequence GTGAGCAGCGGGACACCGCTCGAGGGCGTCGACCTGCTGCTCGCTGACCTCGACGGAGTCGTCTACAAGGGGCCCCTGGCGATCCCATATGCCGTCGAAAGCATAAACACCGCCGCGAGCCGGATACGCGTGGGCTACATCACCAACAACGCCGCGCGTACCCCGGACTCCGTAGCTGAACACCTCTCCGGTCTCGGGCTCACGGTGCGGCCCGACGACGTTGTGACGTCGCCGCAGGCCGCGGTGCGCCTGTTGGCGGGTACTGTCCCCGCCGGATCCACTGTGTTGGTTGTCGGCGGTGAGGGACTCATCTCCGAGGTCGTGCGCGCCGGATTCGTGCCAACGACGAGCGCCGATGATTCGCCCGCCGCCGTCATCCAGGGCTTCCATCCCTCCGTCGGCTGGACCCAGCTCGCCGAGGCGGCGTTTGCGCTGCACACCGGCATCCCGTGGATCGCCACGAACACCGACTGGACGATCCCGGTCGCCCGCGGGATCGCGCCGGGAAACGGAACGCTCGTCTCCGCGGTGCACACCGCGGTCGGGCGGCTGCCCGTGGTCGCCGGCAAGCCAGAGGTGCCGATCTTCACCGAGGCGATGAGCCGATTCGGGGGAACATCCGCGCTGTTCCTCGGCGATCGGCTCGACACCGACATCCTCGGGGCGAACCGCGCGGGCATCCCGTCGGCTCTCGTGCTCACGGGCATCGACAGGGCTAAGCAGGTGCTCGCGGCCGACGCGAAGAGCCGCCCCACGTTCCTGCTCGACGACCTGCGCCAGCTGCACGGGCCGTACCCGCCGATCCTCGATGAGAGGGATGCGGCCGGCCGCACGGTGAGTGTCGGCGAGGCGGTCGTGCGCGTCAGCGGCAACGTCGTGAGCATCCGTTCGTTCGGGCCCCGACCGATCGACCTGCTTCGTGCGGGCGCAGCCGCGATCTGGGGCTCGGGCCGCGCGATCTACGGACTCGAAGTGCCGCCGGCCCTCTACGAATAG